Proteins found in one Pieris napi chromosome 6, ilPieNapi1.2, whole genome shotgun sequence genomic segment:
- the LOC125050577 gene encoding uncharacterized protein LOC125050577 — translation MGYSYYDTANDTITKKRVNVGKNIMLNVNIEANNNKASDLQAVFTDPSCKNCVNCMERVVKAHKVHRLSKIRVDDIYQLLTKKDNKIKQKRSVHFETKGEKKSKKTKAKKSVSVIKYNENGEIYALKVKETNNQLISEPNVTRAISTTCQVYSIQKSLPCESPEADLILTASKRKTNKKNKKVQGKRETNVPTEEAVIASMFRKRHVDNSELQEHYMTSLEEMY, via the coding sequence ATGGGATATTCGTATTATGATACAGCCAATGATACGATAACAAAAAAGCGGGTAAACgttggaaaaaatataatgttaaatgttaatattgaagctaataataataaagcgaGTGATTTACAGGCTGTGTTCACGGATCCATCCTGCAAAAACTGCGTTAATTGTATGGAACGAGTTGTAAAAGCTCACAAAGTGCATCGCCTGTCAAAAATTAGGGTCGATGATATTTACCAGCTTTTGACAAAGAaagataacaaaataaaacagaaaagaAGCGTTCATTTTGAAACAAAAGGCGAGAAGAaatcgaagaaaactaaagCGAAAAAGTCGGTatcagtaataaaatataacgagAATGGTGAAATATACGCGCTGAAGGTGAAAGAAACGAACAATCAATTAATATCAGAACCGAACGTAACACGAGCTATTTCTACGACGTGCCAAGtttacagcatacaaaaatcttTACCCTGCGAATCGCCCGAAGCTGATTTAATTCTGACGGCTtcgaaaagaaaaacaaacaagaaaaataaaaaggtacAAGGAAAAAGGGAAACGAATGTGCCCACTGAAGAAGCGGTGATTGCGTCGATGTTTAGAAAGAGGCACGTCGATAACTCGGAACTACAGGAGCATTATATGACTTCGCTGGAAGAGatgtattga